The Saprospiraceae bacterium genome includes a window with the following:
- a CDS encoding peptidase S10: protein MWSQAGNTAGKTSPLSITKHSILLKNGKTIQFTATAGYLHLKTEDGKDRAHMFFTAYTKDGETDIAKRPVTYTFNGGPGSASVWLHMGALGPKRILMADDGASLSPPYTIVDNEYTWLEFTDLVFIDPVMTGFSRPADSIDKKEFTGYKEDIESVGEFIQIYSTRYGRWGSPKYLAGESYGTTRAAGLSEHLQTRYGMYLNGILLISQITNFQTARFEIGNDLPYPLFLPTYTATAWFHKKLDKKFTDLNKLLEEVRYFALNDYTLALTLGDKISPTEKDRIAGKLAEYTGLSKEYIFRTNLRINIHRFTKELRRSEGLTVGRLDSRFMASDYNDAGESPEFDPSYNATIYGPYTTAMYEHLKKNLKIDIEIPYEILTGRVQPWNYNNVQNQYLNVSENLRKAMVKNPFMKVLVCNGYYDLATPFFASEYTMDHMFLPEKLKNNIKMTYYQAGHMMYIDNKSLIEFTDDVRTFYGR from the coding sequence ATATGGTCTCAGGCAGGTAATACAGCAGGTAAAACTTCCCCATTGTCTATTACTAAACACAGTATACTCTTAAAAAATGGCAAAACGATACAATTTACAGCGACTGCCGGGTATCTGCATTTAAAGACGGAAGATGGAAAAGACAGAGCCCATATGTTTTTTACCGCCTACACAAAAGATGGAGAAACGGATATCGCAAAACGGCCTGTAACTTATACTTTTAATGGTGGTCCGGGTTCTGCATCAGTATGGTTACATATGGGTGCATTAGGTCCTAAACGTATCCTTATGGCAGACGACGGAGCTTCTCTTTCACCGCCATACACCATTGTGGACAATGAATATACCTGGCTTGAGTTTACAGATCTGGTGTTTATCGACCCGGTGATGACAGGATTTAGCAGACCGGCAGATTCTATTGATAAAAAAGAATTTACCGGATATAAAGAAGATATAGAATCTGTCGGCGAATTTATTCAGATTTATTCCACCAGATATGGCAGATGGGGTAGTCCCAAATATCTGGCCGGAGAAAGTTATGGCACTACCAGAGCAGCAGGATTAAGCGAGCATCTTCAGACACGTTACGGGATGTATCTCAATGGAATTTTATTGATATCGCAGATTACAAATTTCCAGACTGCAAGATTTGAAATTGGTAATGACTTGCCGTACCCTTTGTTTTTACCTACTTACACAGCAACTGCCTGGTTTCATAAGAAACTGGATAAAAAGTTTACAGATTTGAACAAATTACTGGAAGAAGTCAGATATTTTGCTTTGAATGATTATACATTGGCACTTACTTTGGGAGATAAAATTTCGCCCACAGAAAAAGACAGAATTGCCGGCAAATTGGCTGAATATACTGGTTTGTCAAAAGAATACATTTTCCGGACCAATCTGAGAATTAATATTCACCGGTTTACAAAAGAACTAAGAAGGTCAGAAGGATTGACGGTGGGGCGATTGGACAGCAGATTTATGGCATCCGATTATAATGATGCCGGTGAATCACCTGAATTTGACCCGAGTTACAATGCCACTATTTACGGTCCATACACAACGGCTATGTACGAACATTTAAAGAAAAATTTAAAAATTGACATTGAAATTCCTTATGAAATCCTGACAGGAAGGGTACAGCCATGGAATTATAATAATGTTCAGAATCAATATTTGAACGTATCTGAAAATCTCAGGAAAGCTATGGTTAAAAACCCGTTTATGAAAGTATTGGTTTGCAATGGATATTATGATCTTGCAACTCCGTTTTTTGCATCAGAATATACCATGGATCATATGTTCTTACCTGAAAAACTCAAAAATAACATCAAAATGACTTATTATCAAGCTGGACACATGATGTATATTGATAACAAATCACTTATTGAATTTACGGATGATGTGCGCACATTTTACGGGAGATAA
- a CDS encoding IS1595 family transposase — protein MEGFEIFTGQNELEFIKRFSDKDSCYAYLAHHKWSNGFECPQCHCKEEHNCLFLHHKRCKNCQRIISPTANTLFHKVKFGIEKAFYIVFKMTATTKSISAEQLAKNVGINRKTALMFQHKVRIAMKSSEKHPLTGQVEVDEAFIGQKEEDQIGRGAEKKAQIIVAVEKNGTTGIKRMYARKIENASTKELKTLFEKHISSEATVLTDKWRGYSPLCDVYNITQEKSEPDKNFKVMHRCIQQLKSWIRGIHHSVNHDYLQGYLDEFCYRINRSIHKNTIFDKLVGRMSKADSIFKNQIKLAYSN, from the coding sequence ATGGAAGGATTTGAAATATTTACAGGACAAAATGAACTGGAATTTATAAAAAGGTTTTCAGACAAAGATAGCTGCTATGCTTATTTAGCACATCACAAATGGTCCAATGGCTTTGAATGTCCGCAATGTCATTGTAAAGAAGAGCATAATTGTTTGTTTTTGCATCATAAGCGATGTAAAAATTGTCAAAGAATTATTTCTCCAACGGCTAATACATTGTTCCATAAAGTTAAATTTGGAATTGAGAAGGCGTTTTATATTGTTTTCAAAATGACCGCCACAACTAAGAGTATCTCCGCAGAGCAATTGGCAAAAAATGTTGGTATTAATCGTAAAACTGCCTTGATGTTTCAACATAAGGTAAGAATTGCAATGAAGAGTTCAGAAAAGCACCCATTAACTGGACAAGTTGAAGTAGATGAAGCGTTTATAGGCCAAAAAGAAGAAGATCAAATTGGACGTGGTGCAGAGAAAAAGGCGCAAATCATTGTTGCAGTAGAGAAAAACGGTACAACAGGGATCAAAAGAATGTATGCTAGAAAGATAGAAAATGCATCTACAAAGGAGCTTAAGACGTTATTTGAAAAACACATTTCGAGCGAAGCCACAGTTTTGACAGATAAGTGGCGAGGCTACTCTCCTTTATGTGATGTTTATAACATAACTCAGGAGAAGAGTGAGCCAGACAAGAATTTCAAAGTAATGCACCGATGTATTCAGCAGCTAAAGAGTTGGATACGGGGCATTCATCATAGCGTAAATCATGACTATCTTCAGGGATATTTAGATGAATTTTGCTATCGAATCAATCGATCCATTCATAAAAATACTATTTTTGATAAATTGGTTGGACGAATGAGTAAAGCAGACTCGATTTTTAAAAACCAAATAAAATTAGCCTACAGTAATTAA